The proteins below are encoded in one region of Pirellulales bacterium:
- a CDS encoding DJ-1/PfpI family protein, translating to MIEILLPEEFPMTDERITPRTVAILIFDDVEVLDFCGPFEVFSVTGGRSGPKAFQVYTVAEKAGIVTARNGLRVMADYAIGTAPAADLLVVTGGQGTRREMHNATLLEWIAARDANTELTLSVCTGALLLAKAKLLDGLRATTHHGAIDLLRETAPHTQVEAGLRLVDNGRIITSAGVAAGIDMSLYVVGRLLGQAVAEETARYMEYPWPRPNWQTLG from the coding sequence ATGATCGAAATCCTTCTGCCCGAGGAGTTTCCTATGACCGACGAGCGTATCACGCCCCGTACCGTCGCCATCCTGATTTTTGACGATGTCGAGGTGCTGGACTTCTGCGGTCCGTTCGAAGTCTTTTCCGTCACCGGGGGCAGATCGGGACCGAAGGCATTCCAGGTTTACACGGTGGCCGAGAAGGCGGGAATCGTGACCGCGCGCAACGGGCTACGCGTGATGGCGGACTATGCGATCGGGACCGCGCCGGCGGCAGATCTGCTGGTGGTGACTGGCGGACAAGGGACGCGACGCGAGATGCACAACGCCACACTTCTGGAGTGGATCGCCGCGCGCGATGCGAACACGGAACTGACGCTCTCGGTGTGCACCGGCGCGCTGCTATTGGCCAAGGCGAAACTTTTAGACGGTTTGCGCGCGACGACGCATCATGGCGCCATCGATCTGTTACGCGAGACCGCGCCGCACACGCAGGTCGAGGCCGGCCTGCGCCTCGTCGATAACGGACGGATCATCACGAGCGCCGGGGTGGCCGCGGGCATCGACATGTCGTTGTATGTCGTAGGCCGGCTGCTGGGCCAGGCTGTCGCGGAAGAAACGGCCCGCTATATGGAATATCCCTGGCCGCGTCCGAATTGGCAGACGCTTGGCTGA